One Clupea harengus chromosome 11, Ch_v2.0.2, whole genome shotgun sequence DNA window includes the following coding sequences:
- the tent5aa gene encoding terminal nucleotidyltransferase 5A codes for MADDDIILEKSDTTVSSCNFSVLSWEQVQRLDSILTETIPIHGRGNFPTLQMKPREIVKVVRSRMEERMINVRDVRLNGSAASHVLHEDTGLGYKDLDLIFCADLKSETEFQIVKDIVLDCLLDFLPDGVNKEKISPLTLKEAYVQKMVKVCNDSDRWSLISLSNNRGKNVELKFVDSLRRQFEFSVDSFQIKLDSLLLFYECSENPMAQTFHPTIIGESVFGDFSGALDHLRHKVICTRNPEEIRGGGLLKYCHLLVRDFRADSETEMKSLQRYMCSRFFIDFSDIGEQQRKLESYLQNHFVGLEDRKYDYLMTLYGVVDESTVCLMGHERRQTLGLIAMLAVRVMAEQNVIPNVANVTCYYQPAPYVADANFSNYYIAQVQPMFPCQQHAYSTWLPCN; via the exons ATGGCCGATGACGATATTATTTTAGAGAAGAGTGATACTACTGTCAGTAGTTGCAATTTTAGCGTTCTGAGCTGGGAGCAAGTGCAGCGGTTGGACAGCATCTTAACGGAGACCATACCCATCCACGGTCGGGGAAACTTCCCTACTCTGCAGATGAAGCCCCGAGAAATTGTTAAAGTGGTTCGAAGTCGCATGGAAGAGAGAATGATAAACGTGCGAGACGTGCGCTTAAATGGCTCTGCAGCGAGCCACGTCCTGCACGAAGACACTGGACTCGGGTACAAGGACTTAGATCTGATATTTTGTGCTGACCTAAAAAGCGAGACGGAATTTCAAATAGTCAAGGATATAGTTTTGGACTGTCTTCTTGACTTTTTACCTGATGGAGTGAACAAGGAGAAAATATCACCACTGACCTTAAAG gagGCCTATGTGCAGAAGATGGTGAAGGTGTGCAATGACTCTGACCGGTGGAGCCTTATCTCGCTGTCTAACAACCGTGGCAAAAACGTGGAGCTGAAGTTTGTGGACTCCCTGAGGCGGCAGTTTGAATTCAGTGTGGACTCCTTCCAGATCAAGCTAGACTCGCTGCTGCTGTTCTACGAGTGCTCCGAGAACCCCATGGCCCAAACGTTCCACCCCACCATCATCGGCGAGAGCGTCTTCGGCGACTTCAGCGGCGCCCTGGACCACCTGCGCCACAAGGTGATCTGCACCCGCAACCCCGAGGAGATCCGTGGCGGCGGGCTGCTGAAgtactgccacctgctggtgcGCGACTTCCGCGCCGACTCAGAGACCGAGATGAAGTCCCTGCAGCGCTACATGTGCTCACGTTTCTTCATCGACTTCTCAGACATCGGGGAGCAGCAGCGCAAGCTGGAGTCCTACCTGCAGAACCACTTTGTGGGATTGGAGGACCGCAAGTATGACTACCTGATGACCCTGTACGGGGTGGTCGACGAGAGTACGGTGTGCCTGATGGGACACGAGAGGCGGCAAACTCTGGGGCTCATAGCCATGTTGGCTGTGCGTGTGATGGCTGAGCAGAATGTCATCCCCAACGTGGCCAACGTTACCTGCTATTACCAGCCTGCTCCCTACGTGGCAGATGCCAACTTCAGCAACTACTACATCGCCCAGGTGCAGCCAATGTTCCCGTGCCAGCAGCATGCCTACTCTACCTGGCTGCCCTGCAACTGA